Proteins from a genomic interval of Paenibacillus sp. RC334:
- a CDS encoding aspartate-semialdehyde dehydrogenase has product MSNRKFNVAVVGATGAVGEQIVNLLEKRDFPVDKIKFLSSPRSAGTLISFKGQQIPVEIATPDSFEGIDIALFSAGGDVSKELAPHAVRHGAVCIDNTNAFRMDPTAPLVVPEVNSDKIAKHQGIIANPNCSTIQMVAALKPLYDQYGISRIIVSTYQAVSGAGSRAIDELNRQSAAILNGEEVQPDLLPVGSLPVKHQIAFNAIPQIDKFQDNGYTLEEMKMVLETKKILDDESVDVTATCVRIPVVYGHSESVYVELKKDYDLEEIRNLLASAPGVTLVDNPAAQLYPLASEAAGKPDVFVGRVRRDLGNSRGLNLWVVSDNLLKGAAWNAVQIAEIIAANAE; this is encoded by the coding sequence ATGAGCAATAGAAAGTTTAATGTAGCTGTCGTTGGAGCGACAGGCGCCGTAGGAGAACAAATCGTAAATCTGCTGGAAAAACGGGATTTTCCTGTGGATAAAATTAAATTTCTTTCTTCGCCTCGTTCTGCCGGCACTTTAATTAGCTTTAAAGGTCAGCAAATTCCAGTAGAGATTGCAACCCCCGACAGCTTTGAAGGAATCGACATTGCCTTGTTCAGCGCAGGCGGAGACGTAAGTAAGGAACTGGCACCACATGCTGTTCGTCATGGCGCAGTATGCATTGACAACACAAACGCCTTCCGGATGGATCCTACAGCTCCTCTTGTCGTTCCTGAGGTGAACAGCGACAAAATTGCCAAGCATCAAGGGATCATTGCCAACCCGAACTGCTCCACCATCCAGATGGTAGCTGCTTTGAAACCATTATATGATCAGTATGGCATTTCCCGTATCATCGTATCCACATATCAAGCGGTGTCCGGGGCTGGAAGCCGTGCCATTGATGAACTGAATCGTCAAAGTGCAGCGATCCTTAACGGTGAAGAAGTTCAGCCTGATCTGCTGCCAGTCGGTTCATTGCCGGTGAAGCATCAAATTGCTTTCAATGCTATCCCGCAAATCGACAAATTCCAGGACAACGGCTATACACTGGAAGAAATGAAAATGGTACTTGAAACGAAAAAAATATTGGATGATGAATCCGTGGACGTAACAGCAACGTGTGTACGTATTCCTGTCGTATACGGACACTCGGAATCCGTCTATGTAGAGCTTAAAAAAGATTATGATTTGGAAGAAATCCGCAATCTGCTTGCTTCGGCACCGGGAGTAACCCTGGTAGACAATCCTGCTGCGCAGCTCTATCCGCTGGCATCCGAAGCCGCAGGGAAACCTGACGTATTCGTTGGACGTGTACGTCGTGATTTGGGCAACAGCCGTGGATTGAATCTGTGGGTCGTATCCGACAACCTGCTCAAGGGAGCAGCATGGAACGCGGTGCAAATCGCGGAGATTATTGCTGCAAATGCGGAATAA
- the dapA gene encoding 4-hydroxy-tetrahydrodipicolinate synthase, which translates to MVNFGRLITAMVTPFDQQGEINWTALSSLIDYLIEEQHSESLVVSGTTGESPTLSDDEKIKLFAFTVEKAAGRCKIIAGTGSNNTRHSIHLTRAAEQAGVDGILLVVPYYNKPNQEGMYQHFESIANSTSLPVILYNVPSRTAASLTVETTLRLAQISNIVGTKECASLAQVTQIAAAAPEGFFIYSGDDASGLPAMAVGAYGIISVASHVVGAEMKQMIDALVGGHAQQAAKLHQQLFPVFKGLFGCPHPLPNPVAVKYALELRNVSVGSVRLPLIPPTEEEAEFIKKLFAR; encoded by the coding sequence ATGGTGAACTTCGGCAGACTGATTACCGCAATGGTGACACCTTTTGATCAGCAAGGAGAGATTAACTGGACTGCATTGTCCTCGTTGATTGATTATTTAATAGAAGAACAACATTCGGAGTCTCTTGTCGTATCAGGAACGACGGGCGAGTCTCCTACCCTGAGCGATGATGAAAAAATCAAGTTGTTTGCATTTACTGTAGAAAAAGCAGCCGGACGATGTAAAATCATTGCCGGTACCGGTAGCAACAATACACGTCACTCCATTCATCTGACCCGTGCTGCGGAGCAGGCGGGGGTAGACGGTATTTTGCTGGTAGTGCCTTATTACAATAAACCGAATCAGGAAGGGATGTATCAGCATTTTGAAAGTATTGCAAATTCCACATCCCTTCCAGTCATACTGTATAATGTACCAAGCCGTACCGCAGCCAGCTTGACCGTGGAAACGACGCTGCGTCTTGCGCAAATCTCTAACATTGTAGGAACCAAAGAATGCGCGTCGCTGGCGCAGGTCACACAGATTGCAGCCGCAGCTCCGGAGGGATTCTTCATTTATTCGGGGGATGACGCTTCCGGGTTGCCTGCTATGGCTGTAGGGGCTTATGGTATTATCAGCGTGGCGAGTCATGTAGTAGGCGCAGAAATGAAGCAGATGATTGATGCACTTGTAGGGGGACACGCACAGCAGGCAGCAAAATTGCATCAGCAGTTGTTTCCGGTTTTCAAGGGTTTGTTCGGCTGTCCTCATCCGCTGCCTAATCCGGTGGCTGTAAAATATGCATTGGAGTTACGGAATGTTTCGGTAGGTTCTGTTAGGTTGCCGCTTATTCCTCCGACCGAAGAGGAAGCGGAATTTATTAAGAAGTTATTTGCCCGCTAA
- the dapG gene encoding aspartate kinase, with the protein MSILVQKFGGTSLSTPEARQLVLGHVKRELEQHFQLVVVVSAMGRKGEPYATDTLLEWAASNGDSLPKRERDLLLCCGEIISAATLCSLMENEGIPATVLTGAQAGFITDDQYGNARILDIKPDRIVEELNQGRVVIVTGFQGQTVSGDMTTLGRGGSDTSATALGAALQADMVDIYTDVNGILTADPRIVENAKPLAHVSYTEICNMAHQGAKVIHPRAVEIAMQANIPVRVRSTFSEGEGTLVTHPEGFKDVQADIVDRFVTGIAYVGNVTQITVELKPGSEHLQLQVFKSMAEHGISVDFINVTPSGAVYTVFDADGSKAVEVLNGLGLEPKILAGCAKVSVIGGGINGVPGIMATIVEALAESDVQILQSADSNTTIWVLVKKEDMVQAVRALHNKFELHQ; encoded by the coding sequence ATGAGTATTTTAGTACAGAAATTTGGGGGAACCTCGCTGTCCACACCCGAAGCGCGTCAACTGGTGCTAGGACATGTGAAGCGAGAGCTGGAACAACATTTTCAACTGGTTGTCGTTGTGTCGGCCATGGGGCGGAAAGGAGAGCCTTATGCCACGGACACGCTGCTCGAATGGGCGGCGTCTAACGGCGACAGTCTTCCTAAGCGTGAACGGGATTTACTGCTGTGCTGTGGTGAAATCATTTCTGCCGCTACATTATGCAGCCTGATGGAAAATGAAGGTATTCCTGCTACGGTGCTGACTGGGGCACAGGCGGGCTTTATTACGGATGATCAATACGGCAATGCTCGTATTTTGGATATAAAGCCAGACCGTATCGTGGAAGAGCTGAACCAGGGCCGTGTCGTCATTGTGACAGGCTTCCAGGGTCAGACTGTAAGCGGTGATATGACTACCTTGGGTCGTGGTGGCAGCGATACTTCCGCTACCGCTCTGGGTGCCGCTCTACAAGCGGACATGGTAGACATTTATACGGATGTGAACGGCATCTTGACCGCCGATCCGCGCATCGTGGAAAATGCAAAACCGCTTGCCCATGTCAGCTATACGGAGATTTGTAATATGGCTCATCAGGGGGCAAAGGTTATCCATCCCCGTGCTGTTGAAATTGCCATGCAGGCGAATATTCCGGTTCGGGTTCGCTCTACCTTTTCCGAAGGGGAAGGAACGCTGGTCACCCATCCGGAGGGCTTTAAGGACGTACAGGCAGACATCGTTGACCGTTTCGTGACCGGTATTGCGTATGTCGGCAACGTCACACAAATTACCGTAGAATTAAAGCCAGGCTCGGAGCATTTGCAATTACAAGTATTCAAATCCATGGCTGAGCATGGAATCAGCGTCGATTTTATTAATGTAACTCCATCCGGAGCGGTTTATACCGTGTTCGATGCTGATGGAAGCAAAGCGGTTGAAGTACTGAACGGTCTGGGCTTGGAGCCTAAAATTTTGGCAGGGTGCGCTAAAGTATCCGTCATAGGCGGCGGTATCAATGGGGTACCTGGCATTATGGCGACGATTGTAGAGGCATTGGCAGAATCAGACGTACAGATTCTTCAATCGGCAGATTCCAACACGACGATTTGGGTACTCGTTAAAAAAGAAGATATGGTGCAGGCTGTACGCGCATTGCATAATAAATTTGAACTCCATCAATAG
- a CDS encoding dipicolinate synthase subunit B: MSWQGKTVGYAITGSHCTFEEVMPVIQRFVDEGAKVVPIISNTVLTTDTRFGTSQSWQKQLKDITGNDIISTIVEAEPLGPSQILDVLVIAPLTGNSMSKLANAMTDSPVLMAAKAQLRNGRPLLLAISTNDGLGLNAANIAKLLVAKNIFFVPFGQDNPVKKPNSLVADMELIPEAAYAAMQGKQLQPMIVERKTP, encoded by the coding sequence ATGAGTTGGCAAGGGAAAACGGTAGGTTATGCAATTACAGGTTCACACTGCACATTTGAAGAGGTTATGCCTGTTATACAGCGTTTTGTTGACGAGGGCGCGAAGGTTGTTCCCATTATATCCAATACGGTATTAACAACGGATACCCGCTTCGGTACTTCGCAAAGTTGGCAAAAACAGTTGAAAGATATAACAGGGAATGATATCATTTCTACAATTGTGGAGGCTGAGCCACTGGGTCCCTCCCAAATACTCGATGTACTGGTGATTGCACCCTTGACGGGGAATTCGATGAGTAAGCTGGCGAATGCCATGACAGACAGTCCGGTTCTGATGGCCGCCAAGGCCCAATTGCGCAACGGTCGTCCACTTCTTTTGGCCATATCAACCAATGATGGGCTTGGTTTGAATGCTGCGAATATCGCCAAGTTACTGGTAGCCAAAAATATATTTTTTGTGCCGTTCGGACAGGACAATCCAGTTAAAAAGCCCAATTCACTTGTGGCTGACATGGAGCTGATTCCAGAAGCCGCTTACGCTGCTATGCAGGGCAAACAGCTTCAACCGATGATTGTGGAACGCAAGACTCCATGA